A genomic window from Pseudocitrobacter corydidari includes:
- a CDS encoding DUF1778 domain-containing protein, with protein sequence MPALKKQRIDLRLSDDDKSMIEEAAAITNQSVTQFMLNSASERAAAVIEEHRRIVLNEDSWKRVMDALDTPPEPNEKLKRAARRLLDME encoded by the coding sequence ATGCCAGCACTAAAAAAACAGCGGATCGATCTCCGGCTGAGTGATGATGATAAAAGCATGATTGAGGAGGCTGCGGCGATCACTAATCAGTCCGTGACGCAGTTCATGCTGAACAGCGCCTCGGAAAGGGCGGCGGCTGTCATCGAAGAGCATCGACGCATCGTCTTAAATGAGGACTCCTGGAAACGCGTGATGGATGCGCTTGATACACCTCCGGAGCCGAACGAAAAACTGAAACGCGCAGCGAGACGTCTTTTAGACATGGAGTAG
- a CDS encoding GNAT family N-acetyltransferase codes for MQDLIIEILQDDVEYDWRQFDCGEASLNLFLKEHLRRQHDGKVLRGYVLRNRNVVLGYYTLSGSCFERLALPSKSGQKKIPYQNIPSVTLGRLAVDKSLQGEGWGSLLVTHAMKVVYQASQAVGIYGLFVEALNDKAHAFYLSLGFIPLVRENRRALFYPTQSIERLFTASPTHPPAP; via the coding sequence GTGCAAGACTTGATTATTGAGATTCTCCAGGATGACGTGGAGTATGACTGGCGTCAGTTTGATTGCGGCGAAGCGTCGTTGAATCTCTTTTTGAAAGAGCATCTGCGCCGCCAGCATGATGGCAAAGTCTTGCGGGGTTATGTGCTCAGAAACAGGAATGTAGTGTTAGGGTATTACACCTTGTCCGGGAGCTGTTTTGAGCGGCTGGCGCTGCCTTCGAAATCAGGGCAGAAGAAAATTCCTTATCAGAACATCCCAAGTGTTACGTTAGGCAGGCTGGCTGTGGATAAATCGCTTCAGGGAGAAGGGTGGGGTTCGCTGCTGGTGACACATGCCATGAAAGTGGTGTATCAGGCCTCGCAGGCCGTGGGAATTTATGGCCTGTTTGTCGAAGCGCTGAATGATAAAGCCCATGCTTTTTATCTTTCGCTGGGCTTTATCCCGCTGGTTCGGGAGAATCGTCGGGCGCTGTTTTATCCTACCCAATCAATCGAGAGACTGTTTACCGCTTCTCCCACCCATCCGCCTGCGCCGTAA
- the panM gene encoding aspartate 1-decarboxylase autocleavage activator PanM — MKLTIIRLQHFSEQDRLDLAKIWPEYDIDTLALDDNHRIYAARFNERLLGAVRVTLEGTQATLDSLRVREITRRRGVGQYLLEETLADNAQASSWWMADIGVEDRGVMAAFMQALGFTAQADGWEKR, encoded by the coding sequence ATGAAACTGACCATCATCCGCTTACAGCACTTCAGCGAACAGGATCGTCTCGATCTGGCAAAAATATGGCCGGAGTACGACATCGACACGCTCGCCCTTGATGACAACCACCGTATTTATGCGGCTCGTTTTAACGAGCGCCTGCTCGGCGCCGTGCGCGTCACGCTCGAAGGCACTCAGGCAACGCTCGACTCACTGCGCGTGCGCGAAATCACCCGCCGTCGTGGCGTGGGGCAATATCTGCTGGAAGAAACGCTGGCGGATAACGCGCAGGCATCCAGCTGGTGGATGGCGGATATCGGCGTGGAAGACCGCGGCGTAATGGCGGCGTTTATGCAGGCGCTGGGCTTTACGGCGCAGGCGGATGGGTGGGAGAAGCGGTAA
- the livK gene encoding high-affinity branched-chain amino acid ABC transporter substrate-binding protein LivK codes for MRPNAKTAIAGLIALAMSHVAMAEDIKVAVVGAMSGPVAQWGDMEFNGARQAIKDINAKGGIKGNKLVGVEYDDACDPKQAVAVANKIVNDGIQYVIGHLCSSSTQPASDIYEDEGILMITPGATNPELTQRGYQHIMRTAGLDSSQGPTAAKYILEKVKPQRIAIIHDKQQYGEGLARSVQDGLKAGKANIVFFDGITAGEKDFSALIARLKKENIDFVYFGGYYPEMGQMLRQARSVGLKTLFMGPEGVGNASLSNIAGDAGEGMLVTMPKRYDQEPANKAIVDALKAQKKDPSGPYVWITYAAVQSLATAMERTGSDEPLALVKDLKANGANTVIGPLKWDEKGDLKGFEFGVFQWHADGSSTPAK; via the coding sequence ATGAGACCGAATGCGAAAACAGCGATCGCAGGGTTGATCGCACTGGCAATGTCGCATGTTGCGATGGCAGAGGATATTAAAGTCGCCGTAGTCGGCGCGATGTCTGGCCCGGTCGCCCAGTGGGGCGACATGGAGTTCAACGGCGCGCGGCAGGCGATTAAAGACATCAACGCCAAAGGCGGCATTAAAGGCAACAAACTGGTTGGCGTGGAGTATGACGACGCGTGCGACCCGAAACAGGCCGTTGCCGTGGCCAACAAAATCGTCAACGACGGCATTCAGTACGTTATCGGTCACCTCTGCTCCTCCTCCACGCAGCCGGCTTCCGACATCTATGAAGATGAAGGCATTCTGATGATCACGCCGGGCGCAACTAACCCGGAACTGACGCAGCGTGGCTATCAGCACATCATGCGTACCGCCGGTCTCGACTCCTCTCAGGGCCCGACCGCCGCGAAATATATTCTGGAGAAGGTGAAACCGCAGCGTATTGCCATCATCCACGACAAACAGCAGTACGGTGAAGGCCTGGCGCGTTCCGTACAGGACGGCCTGAAAGCGGGTAAAGCCAATATTGTCTTCTTTGACGGTATTACTGCGGGTGAGAAAGATTTCTCGGCGCTGATCGCACGCCTGAAAAAAGAGAATATCGATTTCGTTTACTTCGGCGGCTACTACCCGGAAATGGGCCAGATGCTGCGCCAGGCGCGTTCCGTCGGCCTGAAAACCCTGTTTATGGGCCCGGAAGGCGTGGGTAACGCATCACTCTCTAACATCGCGGGCGATGCCGGGGAAGGGATGCTGGTAACGATGCCGAAACGCTATGACCAGGAACCGGCCAACAAAGCGATTGTGGATGCCCTGAAGGCGCAGAAGAAAGATCCGAGCGGCCCGTACGTGTGGATCACCTACGCGGCGGTGCAGTCTCTGGCAACCGCGATGGAGCGTACCGGCAGCGATGAGCCGCTGGCGCTGGTCAAAGATTTGAAAGCAAACGGTGCGAACACCGTGATTGGGCCGCTGAAATGGGATGAAAAAGGCGATCTGAAGGGATTTGAGTTTGGTGTCTTCCAGTGGCACGCCGACGGCTCATCAACCCCGGCGAAGTAA
- the livH gene encoding high-affinity branched-chain amino acid ABC transporter permease LivH, translating to MSEQFLYFMQQMFNGVTLGSTYALIAIGYTMVYGIIGMINFAHGEVYMIGSYVSFMIIAALMMMGIDTSWLLVAAGFIGAIIIASAYGWSIERVAYRPVRNSKRLIALISAIGMSIFLQNYVSLTEGSRDVALPSLFNGQWTIGSSENFSASITTMQLVIWIVTFISMLALTLFIRYSRMGRACRACSEDLKMASLLGINTDRVIALTFVIGAAMAAVAGVLLGQFYGVINPYIGFMAGMKAFTAAVLGGIGSIPGAMIGGLILGIAEALSSAYLSTEYKDVVSFALLILVLLVMPTGILGRPEVEKV from the coding sequence ATGTCAGAGCAGTTTCTCTATTTCATGCAGCAGATGTTTAACGGCGTTACGCTGGGAAGCACCTATGCATTGATCGCCATCGGTTACACCATGGTTTACGGCATTATCGGCATGATTAACTTCGCCCACGGCGAGGTGTATATGATCGGTAGCTATGTCTCCTTTATGATCATCGCCGCCCTGATGATGATGGGTATTGATACCAGCTGGCTGCTGGTTGCCGCCGGGTTTATTGGCGCGATTATTATCGCCAGCGCCTACGGCTGGAGTATTGAACGCGTCGCGTATCGCCCGGTGCGTAACTCCAAGCGCCTGATCGCGCTGATCTCCGCCATCGGGATGTCCATCTTCCTGCAAAACTACGTCAGCCTGACGGAAGGTTCGCGCGACGTCGCGCTGCCGAGTCTGTTTAACGGTCAGTGGACGATTGGCAGCAGCGAAAACTTCTCGGCCAGCATCACCACCATGCAGTTGGTTATCTGGATTGTGACCTTTATTTCCATGCTGGCGCTGACGCTGTTTATCCGCTATTCCCGCATGGGCCGTGCCTGCCGCGCCTGTTCGGAAGACCTGAAAATGGCGAGCCTGCTGGGTATCAACACGGACCGCGTGATTGCACTCACCTTCGTAATTGGTGCGGCAATGGCGGCGGTAGCGGGTGTGCTGCTCGGCCAGTTCTACGGCGTGATTAACCCGTATATCGGCTTTATGGCCGGTATGAAAGCCTTTACCGCGGCGGTACTGGGGGGTATCGGCAGTATTCCTGGCGCGATGATTGGCGGCCTGATCCTCGGTATCGCCGAGGCGCTCTCTTCTGCTTATTTGAGTACGGAATACAAAGACGTGGTGTCGTTCGCCCTGCTGATTCTGGTGCTGCTGGTGATGCCGACCGGTATTCTGGGTCGCCCGGAGGTAGAGAAAGTATGA
- a CDS encoding high-affinity branched-chain amino acid ABC transporter permease LivM — MKPMHFAMALLSAVMFFILAGVFMGVQLQLDGTKLVVGSAADIRWQWVYIGTAVVFFFQLLRPVFQNTLKNVSGPKFVLPAIDGSTVKQKLFLVALLVIAVAWPFMVSRGTVDIATLTMIYIILGLGLNVVVGLSGLLVLGYGGFYAIGAYTFALLNHYYGLGFWTCLPLAGLVSAAAGFLLGFPVLRLRGDYLAIVTLGFGEIVRILLLNNTEVTGGPNGISQIPKPTFFGLEFSRSAREGGWDTFSNFFGVKYDPSDRVIWLYLVALLLVVFSLFVINRLLRMPLGRAWEALREDEIACRSLGLSPTRIKLTAFTISAAFAGFAGTLFAARQGFVSPESFTFAESAFVLAIVVLGGMGSQFAVILAAILLVVSRELMRDFNEYSMLMLGGLMVLMMIWRPQGLLPMTRVQMKLKNGKAKGEQA, encoded by the coding sequence ATGAAACCGATGCATTTTGCAATGGCGCTGCTCTCTGCCGTCATGTTCTTTATTCTGGCGGGCGTCTTTATGGGCGTTCAGTTACAACTGGATGGCACCAAACTGGTGGTGGGCTCGGCGGCGGATATTCGCTGGCAGTGGGTTTACATCGGTACGGCGGTGGTCTTCTTCTTCCAGTTGCTGCGTCCTGTTTTCCAGAACACCCTGAAAAACGTCTCCGGGCCGAAGTTTGTTCTGCCGGCGATTGACGGCTCCACCGTTAAACAGAAACTGTTCCTCGTGGCGCTGCTGGTGATTGCCGTGGCGTGGCCGTTTATGGTTTCGCGCGGTACGGTCGATATCGCCACCCTGACCATGATTTATATCATTCTCGGCCTCGGGCTGAACGTGGTGGTTGGCCTCTCTGGCCTGCTGGTGCTGGGCTATGGCGGCTTTTATGCTATCGGCGCGTATACCTTTGCGCTGTTGAACCACTATTACGGGCTTGGTTTCTGGACCTGTTTACCGTTGGCGGGGCTGGTTTCGGCGGCGGCGGGCTTCCTGCTTGGCTTCCCGGTGCTGCGTTTGCGCGGTGATTATCTGGCGATTGTCACCTTAGGCTTTGGGGAAATCGTTCGCATTCTGCTGCTCAATAATACCGAAGTGACCGGTGGCCCGAACGGGATCAGCCAGATCCCTAAACCGACCTTCTTCGGTCTGGAGTTCAGCCGTTCCGCGCGTGAAGGCGGCTGGGATACCTTCAGCAACTTCTTTGGCGTAAAGTACGACCCGTCCGACCGCGTGATCTGGCTCTATCTGGTGGCGCTGCTGCTGGTGGTGTTCTCGCTGTTCGTGATTAACCGCCTGCTGCGTATGCCGCTGGGCCGTGCGTGGGAAGCGCTGCGTGAAGATGAAATCGCCTGCCGCTCGCTGGGCCTGAGCCCGACGCGCATCAAGCTGACCGCCTTTACCATCAGCGCCGCGTTTGCCGGTTTTGCCGGTACGCTGTTTGCCGCACGCCAGGGCTTTGTCAGCCCGGAATCGTTCACCTTCGCCGAATCCGCTTTCGTGCTGGCGATTGTGGTTCTGGGCGGAATGGGCTCGCAGTTTGCGGTTATTCTCGCGGCGATTCTGCTGGTGGTCTCGCGTGAACTGATGCGCGACTTTAATGAATACAGCATGTTAATGCTGGGTGGTTTGATGGTGCTGATGATGATCTGGCGTCCGCAGGGCTTGCTGCCGATGACCCGTGTGCAGATGAAGTTGAAAAACGGGAAAGCGAAAGGAGAGCAGGCATGA
- the livG gene encoding high-affinity branched-chain amino acid ABC transporter ATP-binding protein LivG: protein MSQPLLSVSGLMMRFGGLLAVNNVNLELHPQEIVSLIGPNGAGKTTVFNCLTGFYKPTGGTIMLRDQHLEGLPGQQIARMGVVRTFQHVRLFREMTVIENLLVAQHQQLKTGVFSGLLKTPSFRRAQSEALDRAATWLERIGLLEHANRQASNLAYGDQRRLEIARCMVTQPEILMLDEPAAGLNPKETKELDELIAELRNAHNTTILLIEHDMKLVMGISDRIYVVNQGTPLANGTPEQIRNNPDVIRAYLGEA, encoded by the coding sequence ATGAGTCAGCCATTATTATCCGTTAGCGGCCTGATGATGCGTTTTGGCGGCCTGCTGGCGGTCAACAACGTCAATCTGGAGCTGCATCCGCAGGAGATTGTCTCCCTGATTGGCCCGAACGGCGCGGGGAAAACTACGGTCTTTAACTGTCTGACCGGCTTCTACAAACCGACGGGCGGCACCATCATGCTGCGCGACCAGCATCTGGAAGGGCTTCCGGGCCAGCAAATCGCCCGTATGGGCGTGGTGCGTACCTTCCAACACGTGCGCCTGTTCCGCGAAATGACGGTGATTGAAAACCTGCTGGTGGCACAGCATCAGCAGCTGAAAACCGGCGTTTTCTCCGGCCTGCTGAAAACTCCGTCATTCCGCCGTGCTCAGAGCGAAGCGCTCGATCGCGCCGCGACCTGGCTTGAGCGTATTGGCCTGCTGGAACACGCCAACCGTCAGGCGAGCAACCTGGCCTACGGTGACCAGCGTCGTCTGGAGATCGCCCGCTGCATGGTCACGCAGCCGGAAATTCTGATGCTCGATGAACCCGCTGCGGGCCTCAACCCGAAAGAGACCAAAGAGCTGGACGAACTGATTGCCGAACTGCGTAACGCGCACAACACCACCATTCTGCTGATTGAGCATGACATGAAGCTGGTGATGGGTATTTCGGACCGCATCTACGTGGTGAACCAGGGCACGCCGCTGGCGAACGGTACGCCGGAGCAAATTCGTAATAACCCGGACGTCATTCGTGCGTATTTAGGTGAGGCATAA
- the livF gene encoding high-affinity branched-chain amino acid ABC transporter ATP-binding protein LivF: MEKVMLSFDKVNAHYGKIQALHEVSLHINQGEIVTLIGANGAGKTTLLGTLCGDPRATSGRIVFDDKDITDWQTAKIMREAVAIVPEGRRVFSRMTVEENLAMGGFFAERDQFQERIKWVYELFPRLHERRIQRAGTMSGGEQQMLAIGRALMSNPRLLLLDEPSLGLAPIIIQQIFDTIEQLREQGMTIFLVEQNANQALKLADRGYVLENGHVVLEDTGDALLANEAVRSAYLGG, from the coding sequence ATGGAAAAAGTCATGTTGTCTTTTGACAAGGTCAATGCCCACTACGGCAAGATTCAGGCGCTGCATGAGGTGAGTCTGCATATCAATCAGGGCGAAATCGTCACCCTGATTGGTGCCAACGGCGCGGGGAAAACCACGCTGCTGGGCACGCTGTGCGGCGACCCGCGCGCCACCAGCGGGCGCATCGTCTTTGATGATAAAGACATTACCGACTGGCAAACCGCGAAAATTATGCGCGAAGCGGTAGCGATTGTCCCGGAAGGGCGTCGCGTCTTCTCGCGCATGACGGTGGAAGAGAACCTGGCGATGGGCGGCTTCTTTGCCGAACGCGACCAGTTCCAGGAGCGTATTAAGTGGGTATACGAACTCTTCCCGCGTCTGCACGAGCGCCGAATTCAGCGTGCGGGTACGATGTCCGGCGGTGAACAGCAGATGCTGGCGATTGGTCGCGCGCTGATGAGCAACCCGCGCCTGTTGCTGCTGGATGAGCCTTCGCTTGGCCTGGCGCCAATCATTATTCAGCAGATTTTCGACACAATCGAACAACTGCGCGAGCAGGGGATGACCATCTTCCTCGTCGAGCAGAACGCCAACCAGGCACTGAAACTCGCTGACCGCGGCTACGTGCTCGAAAACGGCCATGTGGTGCTCGAAGATACCGGCGATGCCCTGCTGGCGAACGAAGCGGTAAGAAGCGCGTATTTGGGCGGTTAA
- the ugpB gene encoding sn-glycerol-3-phosphate ABC transporter substrate-binding protein UgpB → MKLLRHTASGLALSLVFVGQALAVTNIPFWHSMEGELGKEVDSLAQRFNAANPDYKIVPIYKGNYEQNLSAGIAAFRTGNAPAILQVYEVGTATMMASKAIKPVYEVFKDAGINFDESQFVPTISGYYSDAKTGHLLSQPFNSSTPVLYYNKDAFKKAGLDPEQPPKTWQDLAAYTEKLKAAGMKCGYASGWQGWIQLENFSAWNGLPFASKNNGFDGTDAVLEFNKPEQVKHIALLQEMNKKGDFSYVGRKDESTEKFYNGDCAMTTASSGSLANIRQYAKFNYGVGMMPYDADAKGAPQNAIIGGASLWVMQGKDKETYTGVAKFLEFLAKPENAAEWHQKTGYLPITTAAYDLTREQGYYDKNPGADTATRQMLNKPPLPFTKGLRLGNMPQIRVIVDEELESVWTGKKTPQQALDSAVERGNQLLRRFEKSTKS, encoded by the coding sequence ATGAAACTGTTACGACATACAGCCTCAGGATTGGCGCTCAGTCTGGTATTTGTTGGCCAGGCGCTGGCAGTGACTAACATTCCGTTCTGGCATTCGATGGAAGGGGAGTTGGGTAAAGAAGTTGATTCTCTGGCGCAGCGTTTCAATGCCGCCAACCCGGATTACAAAATTGTGCCTATCTACAAGGGCAACTACGAACAGAACCTGAGCGCGGGTATCGCCGCGTTCCGTACCGGGAATGCGCCGGCGATTTTGCAGGTGTATGAAGTGGGCACCGCCACAATGATGGCGTCGAAAGCCATCAAGCCGGTGTATGAGGTGTTTAAAGACGCCGGGATTAACTTTGATGAGTCGCAGTTTGTGCCGACGATTTCCGGTTATTACTCCGATGCGAAAACCGGGCATCTCCTTTCTCAGCCATTTAACAGCTCCACGCCTGTTCTCTACTACAACAAAGACGCCTTCAAAAAAGCGGGCCTGGACCCGGAGCAGCCGCCGAAAACCTGGCAGGACTTAGCGGCCTATACCGAAAAACTGAAAGCGGCGGGAATGAAGTGCGGCTACGCCAGCGGCTGGCAGGGGTGGATCCAACTGGAAAACTTCAGCGCCTGGAACGGCCTGCCGTTTGCCAGCAAAAACAATGGTTTTGACGGCACGGATGCGGTGCTGGAATTCAACAAACCGGAGCAGGTGAAACATATCGCGCTGTTGCAGGAGATGAACAAGAAGGGCGATTTCAGCTACGTGGGCCGTAAAGACGAATCGACCGAGAAGTTCTATAACGGCGATTGCGCGATGACCACCGCGTCGTCGGGTTCCCTGGCGAACATCCGTCAGTACGCCAAATTCAACTACGGCGTGGGCATGATGCCGTACGATGCCGACGCCAAAGGCGCGCCGCAAAACGCCATTATTGGCGGGGCAAGTCTGTGGGTGATGCAGGGTAAAGACAAAGAAACCTACACCGGGGTGGCGAAGTTCCTCGAATTCCTGGCGAAGCCGGAAAACGCCGCCGAATGGCATCAGAAAACCGGTTATCTGCCGATCACTACCGCTGCCTATGACCTGACCCGCGAGCAGGGCTACTACGACAAGAACCCGGGTGCAGACACCGCCACGCGTCAGATGCTGAACAAGCCGCCGCTGCCGTTCACCAAAGGGCTGCGTCTGGGCAACATGCCGCAGATCCGCGTCATTGTCGATGAAGAACTGGAAAGCGTGTGGACCGGTAAGAAAACGCCTCAGCAGGCGCTGGATTCTGCCGTCGAGCGCGGGAACCAGTTGCTGCGTCGTTTTGAGAAATCGACGAAGTCTTAA
- the ugpA gene encoding sn-glycerol-3-phosphate ABC transporter permease UgpA, which produces MSSSRPVFRSRWLPYLLVAPQLVITVIFFIWPAGEALWYSLQSVDPFGFSSQFVGLDNFVTLFQDSYYLDAFWTTIKFSTMVTVSGLVISLVFAALVEYIVRGSRLYQTLMLLPYAVAPAVAAVLWIFLFNPGRGLITHFLAEFGYDWNHAQNSGQAMFLVVFASVWKQISYNFLFFYAALQSIPRSLIEAAAIDGAGPIRRFFRLALPLIAPVSFFLLVVNLVYAFFDTFPVIDAATAGGPVQATTTLIYKIYREGFTGLDLSASAAQSVVLMFLVIVLTVVQFRYVESKVRYQ; this is translated from the coding sequence ATGTCATCTTCCCGTCCGGTGTTCCGCTCGCGCTGGCTGCCCTATTTGCTGGTTGCCCCGCAGTTGGTTATCACCGTTATTTTCTTTATCTGGCCTGCGGGCGAAGCGCTGTGGTACTCGCTGCAAAGCGTCGATCCGTTTGGTTTTTCCAGCCAGTTTGTCGGCCTGGATAACTTCGTCACCCTGTTCCAGGACAGCTACTATCTCGACGCTTTCTGGACGACGATCAAATTCAGCACCATGGTGACCGTCAGCGGTCTGGTGATCTCGCTTGTCTTCGCCGCGCTGGTGGAGTACATCGTGCGCGGCAGTCGGTTGTACCAGACGCTGATGCTGCTGCCTTACGCCGTCGCGCCTGCCGTCGCGGCGGTGCTGTGGATTTTCCTCTTCAACCCGGGGCGCGGGTTGATCACCCATTTCCTCGCCGAATTCGGCTACGACTGGAACCACGCGCAAAACAGCGGCCAGGCGATGTTCCTCGTGGTGTTCGCCTCGGTCTGGAAGCAAATCAGCTACAACTTCCTGTTCTTCTACGCTGCGCTGCAATCCATTCCGCGTTCGCTGATTGAGGCGGCAGCGATTGATGGCGCGGGCCCGATTCGCCGTTTCTTCAGGCTCGCTCTGCCGCTGATTGCACCGGTGAGCTTCTTCCTGCTGGTGGTGAACCTGGTCTACGCCTTCTTCGACACCTTCCCGGTTATCGATGCCGCGACGGCGGGCGGACCGGTGCAGGCGACCACCACGCTGATTTATAAAATTTACCGCGAAGGTTTTACCGGGCTGGATCTCTCAGCCTCTGCCGCGCAGTCGGTGGTGCTGATGTTCCTCGTCATCGTGCTGACGGTGGTGCAGTTCCGCTATGTGGAAAGTAAGGTGCGTTACCAATGA
- the ugpE gene encoding sn-glycerol-3-phosphate ABC transporter permease UgpE, with amino-acid sequence MIENRPGLTIFSHTMLILGIAVILFPLYVAFVAATLDDQAVFATPMTLLPGTHLLENMHHIWVNGVGVNSAPFWRMMLNSFVMAFSITVGKITVSMLSAFAIVWFRFPLRNLFFWMIFITLMLPVEVRIFPTVEVIANLKMLDSYAGLTLPLMASATATFLFRQFFMTLPDELVEAARIDGASPMRFFRDIVFPLSKTNLAALFVITFIYGWNQYLWPLLIITDVDLGTTVAGIKGMIATGEGTTQWNQVMAAMLLTLIPPVVIVLVMQRAFVRGLVDSEK; translated from the coding sequence ATGATTGAGAACCGTCCGGGGCTGACGATATTCAGCCATACCATGTTGATTCTGGGGATTGCGGTGATCCTCTTCCCGCTGTACGTCGCCTTTGTGGCGGCGACGCTGGATGATCAGGCGGTCTTCGCGACGCCGATGACGCTGCTGCCGGGGACGCATTTGCTGGAAAATATGCACCACATCTGGGTAAACGGTGTTGGCGTGAACAGCGCACCGTTCTGGCGAATGATGCTTAACAGTTTTGTGATGGCGTTCAGCATTACGGTGGGCAAAATCACCGTCTCGATGCTCTCTGCCTTTGCCATCGTCTGGTTCCGCTTTCCGCTGCGTAACCTCTTCTTCTGGATGATTTTTATTACGCTGATGCTGCCGGTTGAAGTGCGTATCTTCCCGACGGTAGAGGTCATTGCCAACCTGAAGATGCTGGATAGCTACGCCGGGCTGACGCTGCCGTTAATGGCGTCGGCAACCGCGACGTTCCTGTTCCGTCAATTCTTTATGACTCTGCCGGATGAACTGGTGGAAGCCGCGCGTATTGATGGCGCCTCGCCGATGCGTTTCTTCCGCGACATCGTCTTCCCGCTGTCAAAAACCAATCTGGCGGCGCTTTTCGTGATCACCTTTATCTACGGCTGGAACCAGTATCTGTGGCCGCTGCTGATCATCACCGATGTGGATCTCGGCACCACCGTTGCGGGGATCAAAGGCATGATCGCCACCGGCGAAGGCACAACCCAATGGAACCAGGTGATGGCAGCGATGTTGTTAACGCTTATCCCACCCGTGGTGATTGTTTTAGTGATGCAGCGTGCCTTTGTACGCGGTTTAGTGGACAGTGAGAAATAA
- a CDS encoding sn-glycerol-3-phosphate import ATP-binding protein UgpC: protein MAGLKLQAITKSWDGKTQVIKPLTLDVADGEFIVMVGPSGCGKSTLLRMVAGLERATSGDIWIDGKRVTEMEPKDRGIAMVFQNYALYPHMSVEENMAWGLKIRGMGKQQIAERVKEAARILELDGLLKRRPRELSGGQRQRVAMGRAIVRDPAVFLFDEPLSNLDAKLRVQMRLELQQLHRRLKTTSLYVTHDQVEAMTLAQRVMVMNGGIAEQIGTPVEVYEKPASLFVASFIGSPAMNLLAGRINNEGTHFELEEGLSIPLKGDARQHAGRKMTLGIRPEHIALSSQAEGGIPLVMDTLEMLGADNLAHGRWGAQKLVVRLSHQERPTAGSTLWLHLPDNHLHLFDGETGQRI from the coding sequence ATGGCAGGACTGAAATTACAGGCAATAACCAAAAGCTGGGATGGTAAAACCCAGGTCATTAAACCGCTGACGCTGGACGTGGCCGATGGGGAATTTATCGTGATGGTTGGGCCGTCCGGCTGCGGGAAATCCACGCTGCTGCGTATGGTCGCCGGGCTTGAACGCGCGACCAGCGGCGATATCTGGATTGACGGCAAGCGCGTGACCGAAATGGAACCGAAAGATCGCGGTATCGCGATGGTGTTCCAGAACTACGCCCTCTACCCGCATATGAGCGTGGAGGAGAACATGGCGTGGGGGCTGAAAATACGCGGCATGGGTAAACAGCAGATTGCCGAGCGAGTGAAAGAAGCGGCGCGTATTCTGGAGCTGGACGGCTTGCTTAAGCGTCGCCCGCGCGAGCTTTCTGGCGGTCAGCGTCAGCGCGTGGCGATGGGACGCGCAATTGTGCGCGACCCGGCGGTGTTCCTGTTCGATGAACCGCTCTCGAACCTGGATGCCAAGCTGCGCGTGCAGATGCGCCTTGAACTGCAACAACTGCATCGTCGTCTGAAAACCACCTCGCTGTACGTGACCCACGATCAGGTTGAGGCGATGACGCTCGCCCAGCGCGTGATGGTGATGAACGGCGGCATCGCCGAACAGATTGGTACGCCGGTAGAAGTGTACGAAAAGCCCGCCAGCCTGTTTGTGGCGAGTTTTATCGGCAGCCCGGCGATGAACCTGCTGGCCGGGCGCATCAACAATGAAGGCACGCACTTTGAACTGGAAGAGGGTCTGTCGATTCCGTTGAAGGGTGACGCTCGTCAGCACGCCGGGCGTAAAATGACCCTCGGTATCCGCCCGGAGCATATTGCGTTAAGCTCGCAGGCGGAAGGCGGTATTCCGCTGGTGATGGACACTCTGGAGATGCTGGGCGCGGATAACCTTGCTCATGGCCGCTGGGGCGCACAAAAGCTGGTGGTGCGTCTGTCTCATCAGGAACGCCCGACGGCGGGCAGCACGCTGTGGCTGCATCTGCCGGACAATCATCTGCATCTTTTTGATGGCGAAACAGGACAAAGAATATGA